The sequence ACCCCGCAGATGGCATATACGCTCTTCAAACCACAAGAGAAAGCGGTGGCACTTGGGAAACAGCCACCGATGAGGAGATCATAGAGGGTATAAAGCTCCTTGCGGAAACGGAAGGCATATTCACAGAAACAGCAGGAGGTACTACCATAGCGGTACTCAAAAAGCTCGCAGAAGCTGGATACTTTTCACCTAAGGATGTGGTGGTAGTATACATTACAGGCAACGGCTATAAAACCATGGAAGTGTTAGAAGGGCATTTACACGAAAGCATCAAAATAAAACCTACACTCAAAGACTTTAAAGAAAAAATACTCGTCAGAACTTCATGAGAAGGCTTTTTATCCTTCTTCTCCTTGTGCTTTCTTGCTCCTCAAAGGATACCCTTCCTGACATAACGGTAAAAGACATTGAAGGCAGGGAAGTAAAGCTAAGCGATTATAAAGGGAAGAAGACAGTAATCTACGTGTGGAGCAGAACTTGTGCAGGGCACACTGAGGACCTTAAAAAACTTAGTAGGCTTGTGAATGAGTATCCAGACTACAGGATAATATCCTATGCGGTGGCTATGGACATAAAGGATGTACAGCAGAGCTACCAACAGATAGGTATAAAGCCAAACTTTATCACCTTGATAGACCCTTCTGTGAAGTTCAACGACTACTTTCCTA comes from Hydrogenobacter hydrogenophilus and encodes:
- a CDS encoding TlpA family protein disulfide reductase; protein product: MRRLFILLLLVLSCSSKDTLPDITVKDIEGREVKLSDYKGKKTVIYVWSRTCAGHTEDLKKLSRLVNEYPDYRIISYAVAMDIKDVQQSYQQIGIKPNFITLIDPSVKFNDYFPITFLPSTYLFDSKGKLIASYAGLPEHL